One Acinetobacter piscicola genomic window, TGAAGGGACAGATTATTACGATACTGCAATTACCTATAATCCCCAAAAAGACCGTTTAATCGATGACGACTGCACTTGTCCGGTTGGATATAACTGTAAACATGCTGCTGCTTTAGCCAAATTATTTTATCAAGAATATCGAGAAGGATATCTGAAGAGCTATGTTGACTCTCAGTCATCATCTCACACTCAAAAAGATCGGGTTGCAATTAATCAAGCACAACGCTGGTTAAGTGAGTTTAAGCAGTATTTACAACATACCCAGTTAGAGCAGCAAAAGACAACGAGTAATTATTTACTTTATTATTTAGATCAGCCTTTAGGTCTATTCGGGTTAAAACTTGAGGTTCGCAAAGGTAGACGTAATAAAAGTGGGACGATCACAGGTGTCAGTTCTTATACTGAATATGGCAATATTCTAAAAAAACGTCTGTCTTTGCCTGATGGGAAGCGACAATTATTTAATCAAATTTATTATTATGCCAAGCTCAATCAGAATGAGTTTTCTTATGGAAATAGTCTTGATATATCAGGCATTGTTTTAGAGCATTTTAAATCTTTCATTCAGAGTGGTGATGTCTATTGGAAACAAAAAAGTGATGCTCCACTTACATGGTCAGAACAAAGCTATCAGCTTGAATTTTCTTGGCAAAAGAGCATTGAAAAACAGACTGAGCACTTAGATTTTGAGTTGGTCAATGGAAATGTTCGACTCAATTTAAAATCGAATCCACATCTTCAAATTCTTGTAAGTCAGCCACTTTGTTATATCGATATTCACAAGAATACGGTAGGGCAACTCTATAGTGAATATACATCGGATTTACTGTACTACCTTTGGCGGATGCCAGAGATGCCTGCGACGGTTTTGACTGAGTTTGAGCAGCTTACTCATCAATCTACAACGATACATAACTTGCCGAAACCTGGGTTTCTTCAAGAGATTGAAGTCTTACAGGGTAATCCCCAGCCAATTTTACGCTTTGGTGTTTTAGATAAATTTGATTGGAAATGGGAAGAGTCTGTTTGTGCTGAAATTGAATTCTCCTATGCAGGCGGGCGAATTAAAGCAGGTACATCAGGTGACAGTTTCATTGGTGAGCAGCATGACAAAATGGTGCGACAGCTTCGGGACTTAGTTCAGGAACAACAGTCAATCCAGCGTTTACAGCTATTGGTCGAATCACTGAAGTGGGTGAAAGATCTTAGTTATGACCAGCAATTAAAACTGGATAAACAACGTCTCGATTCTATGGTTTTTGCTTTCTATGGAGACTGGATCAAACAGCTGATGCCCATCAATCAAATTGAGTTGATGGGCTGGCAGATAGAGCATCTGGAAAACAGCCCCTTTAACCTGCAATATGTTGAAAATTTAAATATTTCTATCACTGAAGCTGAAGGCCAGCAGGACTGGTTCAATATCGGGGCGACGGTTCAAGACAGTGCAGGCAATTCTTATAATTTACTTGATGCGCTCGTAGCTTTGGTGCGAGTAAATCCTGATTTACTTGATCCGCGGACTTTTATTCATCTGCATGACAGTCAAATTTTCACCGTGAAAACTGCAGTTGATCAACCTGATTTGGCGCTATCCGCTAGGGATATTAAGCCGGTATTATTGCATCTGCAGAGCATTTTACAGCAAGAAGAGCGCAGTATTGATCGCTATGATGCGAGTCAACTAGTAGAATTGCAGCATAATCTTGGGATGACATGGCAGGTCAGTGATCGCCTGCAGAAATTTGTACATAAATTCAAACAAGGCTATCAGCAACAACTGCCGACACCACAAGGTTTTCAGGGGGAGTTGCGTCTATACCAGCAGCAGGGCTTAGGCTGGTTACAGTTTTTAAGGGAAACCCAGCATGGCGGGATTCTGGCAGATGATATGGGCTTGGGGAAAACAGCACAAACTTTAGCCCATTTACTCATGGAAAAGCAGGCTGGATATTTGCAGGATAGTCCCGCCTTAATTGTTGCACCCACATCGCTGATGCATAACTGGTTCAAAGAAGCGGAGAAATTTACCCCAGAGCTCAAGGTATTGCTGCTACAGGGGCCCGATCGCCATCAGTATTTTGAGCAGATTCCGCACTATGATATTGTGTTAACCACCTATCCGCTTCTGGCGAGAGATGAAGAGCAACTAAAGCAATATGAATATCATCAACTCATTTTGGATGAGGCGCAGAATATCAAAAATCCGCGCGCCAAAGCTGCACAGGTAGTACGGCAATTAACAGCGCGACATCGTCTATGTCTAACCGGTACACCTATGGAAAATCATTTGGGTGAGCTGTGGGCACTATTTTATTTCCTGATGCCAGGATTTTTATATTCACAAGAAATTTTTAATAAAAAGTACCGTCATCCGATTGAAAAGCGCGGTGATGAGCAGTTAAGACAAAAGTTGGTCAACCGGATTAAGCCCTTCATTTTACGTCGCTTGAAAACTGACGTAGCCAAAGAGTTGCCAGAAAAAACCACGATTGAAGTCAATATTGATATGAATGACCAGCAATCCAAGTTATATGAGGCTGTTCGTGCCACGATGCAGGCAAGCATTCAGAAAATTGTGGCAGAAAAAGGCTTTAAACGTAGTCAAATTCAAATTTTAGATGCCTTACTGAAGCTACGTCAGGTGTGCTGCCATCCTAGCTTACTGAAACTGGATTCAGTGAAAATTGGGCAGGCGCATTCTGCCAAACTTGAACAGTTGATGGATATGGTCGTTCCAATGGTGGAAGAGGGGCGAAAAATTCTTATCTTCTCTCAGTTTACCTCAATGTTGGAACTGATTGAACAACAGTTCCATCACGCAGAAATTGGCTATGTGAAGCTGACTGGAAAGACCAAAAAGCGAGATG contains:
- a CDS encoding DEAD/DEAH box helicase: MSSLINFLSRFSTATLQRSQSYAKHIDRKTIEFFEEKDGVTMYAQIEGTDYYDTAITYNPQKDRLIDDDCTCPVGYNCKHAAALAKLFYQEYREGYLKSYVDSQSSSHTQKDRVAINQAQRWLSEFKQYLQHTQLEQQKTTSNYLLYYLDQPLGLFGLKLEVRKGRRNKSGTITGVSSYTEYGNILKKRLSLPDGKRQLFNQIYYYAKLNQNEFSYGNSLDISGIVLEHFKSFIQSGDVYWKQKSDAPLTWSEQSYQLEFSWQKSIEKQTEHLDFELVNGNVRLNLKSNPHLQILVSQPLCYIDIHKNTVGQLYSEYTSDLLYYLWRMPEMPATVLTEFEQLTHQSTTIHNLPKPGFLQEIEVLQGNPQPILRFGVLDKFDWKWEESVCAEIEFSYAGGRIKAGTSGDSFIGEQHDKMVRQLRDLVQEQQSIQRLQLLVESLKWVKDLSYDQQLKLDKQRLDSMVFAFYGDWIKQLMPINQIELMGWQIEHLENSPFNLQYVENLNISITEAEGQQDWFNIGATVQDSAGNSYNLLDALVALVRVNPDLLDPRTFIHLHDSQIFTVKTAVDQPDLALSARDIKPVLLHLQSILQQEERSIDRYDASQLVELQHNLGMTWQVSDRLQKFVHKFKQGYQQQLPTPQGFQGELRLYQQQGLGWLQFLRETQHGGILADDMGLGKTAQTLAHLLMEKQAGYLQDSPALIVAPTSLMHNWFKEAEKFTPELKVLLLQGPDRHQYFEQIPHYDIVLTTYPLLARDEEQLKQYEYHQLILDEAQNIKNPRAKAAQVVRQLTARHRLCLTGTPMENHLGELWALFYFLMPGFLYSQEIFNKKYRHPIEKRGDEQLRQKLVNRIKPFILRRLKTDVAKELPEKTTIEVNIDMNDQQSKLYEAVRATMQASIQKIVAEKGFKRSQIQILDALLKLRQVCCHPSLLKLDSVKIGQAHSAKLEQLMDMVVPMVEEGRKILIFSQFTSMLELIEQQFHHAEIGYVKLTGKTKKRDEVITAFQSGQVPVFLISLKAGGVGLNLTAADTVIHYDPWWNPAAEDQASDRAWRIGQDKPVFVYKLITNKSIEEKILALQQNKAELAHSILSTDHEGEAKLTENDVMNLFEKF